One Pyrus communis chromosome 13, drPyrComm1.1, whole genome shotgun sequence genomic window carries:
- the LOC137712101 gene encoding uncharacterized protein: protein MLYIAAQEGSVGALLAQENESHKEVEFYYLSRTLTGAELNYSPIEKMCLALVFAIQKLRHYMHAYTIHLVTKTWFGTELLILTAQQKQLFFKAHQYQTSPKADLVKYAMSKPVLTGRLAKWALLLNQYEIIYVLAKAVKGQTLVDFLADHSIPTDWKILDDLLDEEVFYIDIFSTWTMLFDGSARADGAGAGVVFMLPQRKILPYSF, encoded by the exons ATGTTGTACATCGCCGCTCAAGAAGGTTCTGTTGGAGCACTCttggcacaagaaaatgaatccCATAAAGAAGTAGAGttttactacctcagtcgaactctcaccggcgctgagttgaactactccccaatagaaaagatgtgccttGCCTTAGTGTTCGCCATTCAGAAACttagacattacatgcatgcttataccatccacttggttactaagacctggtttggtactgag ctgcttattctcacagcacagcagaagcagctttttttcaaagcacatcaataccaaactagccctaaaGCTGACCTAGTCAAATACGCCATGTCCAAACCAGTTttgacagggcgactcgctaaatgggcaTTGCTTCTTAATCAGTATGAGATCATTTACGTCCTAGCTAAAGCCGTTAAAGGACAAACGCTAGtagacttccttgccgatcacTCAATCCCAACTGATTGGAAAATCTTAGACGACTTGcttgacgaggaggtgttctacatcgacatcttctcgacatggacgatgttgttcgacggatccgcacgagcagacggagcgggggcaggagtagtattcatgttgCCACAAAGgaaaatactaccttactccttctaA
- the LOC137712099 gene encoding uncharacterized protein, whose protein sequence is MEITTLEVYQDSKLIINQLLTEYEVKKEDLILYFRLATQQLQKFEAVTLEHVPRKENQMVDVLANLASSMTLRKDEAVDGLVFQRWVIPLVTEMLLDDKNFILVLPVDVEEWRHPLIDYLEYGKLPDDPRHCSEIHRRAPGFLYYKGTLY, encoded by the coding sequence atggaaatcacaactCTTGAGGTATATCAGgactccaagctcataatcaatcaactcttgacGGAATATGAGGTGAAGAAAGAAGATCTCATCCTATACTTCCGGCTGGCAACTCAACAGCTACAAAAGTTCGAGGCCGTGACATTAGAACATGttccaagaaaggaaaatcaaatggtagacgttctcgccaatctagcctcgagtatgacactaagAAAAGATGAAGCTGTAGACGGGCTAGTTTtccaaagatgggtgatcccGCTTGTTACTGAAATGTTACTGGATGATAAAAATTTCATCTTAGTACTTCCAGTCGACGTTGAAGAGTGGAGACatccgctgatcgactacttggagtatggaaagcttccagatgatcctAGACACTGCTCTGAAATACATCGACGAGCACCgggcttcctttactacaaaggaacactctactga